The genomic stretch TACGCCATTTTACCGGCCTTTCCCGGCGCAACTTTGGGGTGGACTTGGGGTTTTATCCCCTCGGCTCCTGCACCATGAAATACAACCCAAAAATTAATGAGGATATCGCAGGACTTCCAGGTTTCACCGCCCTTCATCCTCTGGTTCCCGAGTCTGCCGCTCAGGGCAGTCTGGAACTGATGTACCGGCTGCTCGAAAACCTGGCGGAAATTACCGGCATGGATACCGGTACTCTGCAGCCTTTTGCCGGAGCCCAGGGAGAATATACGGGGATGAAGCTCTTTCGGGCATGGTTTAAGCAGCGGGGAGAAACCGGACGCACCAAGGTGCTGGTCCCGGATTCCTCACATGGAACCAATCCGGCTTCCGCCCACATAGCCGGTTTCGAAGTGGTGGAGATTCCTTCGGACAAAGACGGCCGAATCTCCATGAACGCCCTTCAGGAACACCTGGACGAAACCCTTGCGGGGATCATGCTGACAAATCCCAACACCCTGGGGCTCTTTGAAACGGAGATCCTGGAGATTGCCGCGGCAGTACACAAAGCCGGGGGACTGCTCTACTACGACGGTGCCAATCTGAACGCCATAAGCGGGCAGTGCCGTCCGGGGATATGGGCTTTGATGTTGTACACCTGAACCTGCACAAGACCTTTTCTACTCCCCACGAGGCGGCGGACCGGGGGCCGGTCCGGTTCTTGTCAAGGAACGGCTCAAAACTTTTCTGCGGGACCTTTAATTGCCAAAGAAGGAAACAGCTACACCTTACAAGCCCAGGGCCCGGAGAGCATGGGACCGGTGGCTGGTTTCTACGGCAATGTGGGAGTAATGGTCAGGGCGGCGGTCTACCTCCGCAGCATGGGCGGAGACGGTCTCTCCCTGGCGGCGAAAC from Marispirochaeta sp. encodes the following:
- a CDS encoding aminotransferase class I/II-fold pyridoxal phosphate-dependent enzyme, translating into MVRHFTGLSRRNFGVDLGFYPLGSCTMKYNPKINEDIAGLPGFTALHPLVPESAAQGSLELMYRLLENLAEITGMDTGTLQPFAGAQGEYTGMKLFRAWFKQRGETGRTKVLVPDSSHGTNPASAHIAGFEVVEIPSDKDGRISMNALQEHLDETLAGIMLTNPNTLGLFETEILEIAAAVHKAGGLLYYDGANLNAISGQCRPGIWALMLYT